From the genome of Streptomyces sp. JH34:
ACGACATCCGCTCCGGCGACATTGCCGTCGGGACGAAGCTCCCCTCGGAACGCGAGCTCGCGACGCAGTTCGGCGCCAGCAGGAACGTCGTGCGCGAGGTTCTGCGCCGACTGGAGGCCCAGCATCTGATCGAGGTCGCGCCGGGCCGCGGTTCCTTCGTGCGCGAGCAGGCCCCGGGTCAGGCCAGGGGCTACGACGCCCTGTACCGGGCGGGCCGGCCCACCGTCCGGCAGCTGATCGAAGCCCGGCTTCCGCTCGAGGTCGAAACCGTGCGCCTGGCGACCGAGCACGCGACCGACGCGGACATCGAGGCGTTGAGGTCCGCGCGGGACACCCTGGAGTCGGCGAGCGACGTCGTGGTCAAGGCACGGGCCGACATGGCCTTTCACGACGCCATCGCGGAGGCGAGCAGGAACCCGGTCCTGCGGATCATGCTCTCCTCGATCAGCGGGATGATGTTCGAGATGATGCTGCGCTCCAACTCCGATCCCTCGATCGGCGAACCAGGCGTTCCGCACCACCCCGAGATCTTCGAGGCGATCGAGGCGCGCGACGCGGACCTGGCCTGTGAACGGATGCGGGAGCACCTGATGCTCGGCCTGCGCACC
Proteins encoded in this window:
- a CDS encoding FadR/GntR family transcriptional regulator yields the protein MQPSASSSSARSGQAAAPAQRGLLTERIARELEHDIRSGDIAVGTKLPSERELATQFGASRNVVREVLRRLEAQHLIEVAPGRGSFVREQAPGQARGYDALYRAGRPTVRQLIEARLPLEVETVRLATEHATDADIEALRSARDTLESASDVVVKARADMAFHDAIAEASRNPVLRIMLSSISGMMFEMMLRSNSDPSIGEPGVPHHPEIFEAIEARDADLACERMREHLMLGLRTYGKDLDVQVDIMARNHIEALLDETGNRYGAGGAGE